A single window of Lutzomyia longipalpis isolate SR_M1_2022 chromosome 1, ASM2433408v1 DNA harbors:
- the LOC129786299 gene encoding bolA-like protein DDB_G0274169 — protein sequence MHVFGAWLGIWRGFSSRIPSTFIRCGSSMSPQGDRPVENTIRGALVSNLEPVHLEIVNESYMHNVPPSSETHFKILIVSPKFEGLTPIKRHRMVNDVVKASLNGGFVHALSLETKTPSQWDPKCKVEPSPKCLGGFGR from the exons atgcaCGTTTTCGGAGCTTGGCTTGGAATTTGGCGTGGCTTTTCCTCCAGAATTCCCTCAACCTTCATCCGATGTGGAAGCTCAATGAGTCCACAAGGTGACCGTCCAGTTGAGAATACCATTCGTGGGGCCCTCGTGAGTAACCTTGAACCCGTTCATTTGGAAATAGTCAACGAGTCCTACATGCACAACGTGCCCCCATCGTCGGAGACACACTTCAAGATCCTCATTGTCTCCCCCAAGTTTGAGGGGCTCACCCCCATCAAG CGTCATCGAATGGTGAATGATGTGGTCAAGGCGTCACTTAATGGAGGCTTCGTACATGCGCTCTCACTCGAGACGAAGACACCAAGTCAGTGGGACCCCAAATGCAAGGTGGAGCCCAGCCCAAAGTGCCTCGGTGGATTTGGGCGATAA
- the LOC129786293 gene encoding uncharacterized protein LOC129786293: MSGTLNKLRLFGGPEVSSDDSSGSLTEVFYASTSDKSRSSTGSIPWAEDAIRQNQLEWERIERIFYGEEELPADPKTRQEFLEWMTAFPHLRVCGSQVPLFYDPERVPEGEEGYEEIFAIDPAPQRRRKSYISETRSGHVMRKANQMTFPPTSAIVRLSPKVRDIRNGGSVTYREVQRVPQRSRPKSPEKAVNLSTRLHRLDMNSTRPPRRETLLQSRSSNALLPGGHDAAAAVSLIRTEVPVYHPMPPILNLRLIYREREEPRTKASSVLLPAIDVKHLMGPRELATRSAINRRHIVPDPFCSPIQSASRRFKANAPIE, from the coding sequence atgtcaggGACGCTCAACAAGCTGCGTCTGTTCGGTGGACCAGAAGTTTCGTCGGACGACTCATCGGGCAGTCTCACGGAGGTCTTCTACGCGTCAACATCGGACAAGAGTAGGAGCAGCACGGGATCCATTCCATGGGCTGAAGACGCCATTAGGCAGAATCAGCTCGAATGGGAGCGtatagagagaattttctacGGTGAAGAGGAACTCCCGGCGGATCCAAAGACACGACAGGAGTTCCTCGAATGGATGACCGCTTTTCCGCATTTGCGCGTGTGTGGGAGTCAAGTGCCGCTCTTTTATGATCCGGAAAGAGTGCCCGAGGGGGAAGAGGGCTATGAGGAGATATTCGCCATTGATCCCGCACCACAGAGAAGACGAAAATCCTACATTTCGGAGACACGGAGTGGTCATGTGATGCGGAAGGCGAATCAAATGACTTTCCCACCAACTTCGGCAATTGTGCGACTATCACCCAAAGTGCGGGACATCCGGAATGGGGGAAGTGTGACGTACCGTGAAGTGCAGAGAGTGCCACAAAGAAGTCGCCCCAAATCACCGGAAAAAGCCGTGAATCTCTCAACGAGGCTGCATCGTTTGGACATGAATAGCACACGGCCTCCACGCAGGGAAACCCTGCTGCAGAGTCGCTCCAGCAATGCACTCCTCCCTGGGGGGCAtgatgcagcagcagcagtgaGTCTCATTAGGACGGAAGTACCTGTGTACCATCCCATGccgcccatcctcaatttgaGACTCATCTACCGCGAACGAGAGGAGCCACGCACGAAAGCATCGAGTGTTCTCCTCCCAGCCATCGATGTGAAGCACCTTATGGGGCCCCGGGAACTCGCTACGAGATCAGCCATAAATCGTCGACACATCGTCCCGGATCCCTTCTGCAGTCCCATCCAGAGTGCATCGCGGAGATTCAAAGCCAACGCCCCAATTGAGTAG